The following coding sequences are from one Epilithonimonas vandammei window:
- the hflX gene encoding GTPase HflX, producing MLEKKEHQYERAVLVGLVTQNQDESKLKEYMDELEFLAFTAGATVDKRFTQKLTQPDSKTFVGSGKALEIKEYVKENGIGTVIFDDELSPSQLKNLEREMEVKILDRTNLILDIFAQRAQTSYARTQVELAQYQYLLPRLTRMWTHLERQKGGIGMRGPGETEIETDRRIIRDRITLLKDKLKTIDKQMSTQRQNRGKMVRVSLVGYTNVGKSTLMNALSKSDVFAENKLFATLDTTVRKVVIGNLPFLLTDTVGFIRKLPTQLVESFKSTLDEVREADLLIHVVDISHESFEDHIASVNQILQEIDAHQKPMIMVFNKIDDFSYEKKDEDDLTPSSKKNISLEEWKKTWMAKSKNPTVFISALTKENFPEMKKMIYDEVHRIHISRFPYNDFLFEYFDDEEN from the coding sequence ATGTTAGAAAAGAAAGAACATCAGTATGAAAGAGCGGTTTTGGTAGGCCTTGTCACCCAAAATCAGGACGAAAGTAAACTGAAAGAATATATGGACGAGCTGGAGTTTCTGGCTTTCACAGCCGGTGCGACAGTCGATAAAAGATTTACACAAAAACTCACACAGCCGGATTCCAAAACCTTTGTAGGAAGCGGGAAAGCTCTAGAAATAAAGGAATATGTGAAGGAAAACGGAATCGGAACTGTGATTTTTGATGATGAATTGTCGCCTTCACAGCTTAAAAATCTGGAGAGAGAAATGGAGGTCAAAATCTTGGACAGAACCAATCTTATTCTCGATATTTTTGCCCAAAGAGCACAGACTTCTTATGCAAGAACTCAGGTTGAGCTGGCGCAGTATCAATATCTTTTACCACGATTAACAAGAATGTGGACCCACCTTGAGCGACAGAAAGGGGGAATCGGGATGCGTGGTCCGGGGGAAACGGAAATCGAAACCGACAGAAGGATTATCCGTGACCGAATTACCTTGCTCAAAGACAAGCTGAAAACCATTGACAAACAAATGTCAACCCAACGTCAGAATCGCGGTAAAATGGTGCGTGTATCTTTGGTTGGGTATACGAATGTTGGGAAATCAACCTTGATGAATGCGTTGTCCAAATCGGATGTTTTTGCGGAAAATAAGTTGTTTGCAACCTTAGACACAACTGTTAGAAAGGTGGTGATTGGCAATCTTCCATTTCTTTTGACGGATACAGTTGGATTCATCAGAAAATTACCAACACAATTGGTAGAATCTTTCAAATCGACGCTGGATGAGGTTCGTGAAGCGGATCTGCTGATTCACGTGGTGGATATTTCGCATGAAAGTTTTGAAGATCATATTGCCTCTGTTAATCAGATTCTTCAGGAAATTGATGCACATCAGAAACCGATGATTATGGTTTTCAATAAGATTGACGATTTCAGTTACGAGAAAAAAGATGAAGATGATTTGACACCTTCATCCAAAAAGAATATCTCTTTGGAAGAATGGAAAAAAACATGGATGGCAAAATCCAAAAATCCGACAGTTTTCATCTCTGCTTTGACCAAGGAAAACTTCCCGGAAATGAAGAAAATGATTTATGATGAGGTTCACAGAATCCACATCTCTCGCTTTCCTTACAATGATTTCCTGTTCGAGTATTTTGATGATGAGGAAAATTAA
- a CDS encoding OsmC family peroxiredoxin gives MKRSAKAVWKGTVKDGSGVLTTQSTTLNETQYSFKSRFEEGVGTNPEELLAAAHAGCFTMKTSALLTEAGYIPETLETDCKISLDDGKVTLSELTLNAKVPAISEEDFQKIAKEAKETCPISVAFSFDKTLTANLIN, from the coding sequence ATGAAAAGAAGTGCAAAAGCAGTCTGGAAAGGAACAGTAAAAGATGGAAGCGGTGTTCTGACAACACAAAGCACAACGCTTAATGAAACTCAATATTCGTTCAAAAGCCGTTTCGAAGAAGGTGTGGGAACCAATCCAGAAGAATTATTGGCAGCAGCTCACGCCGGTTGTTTTACAATGAAAACTTCGGCTTTGTTGACAGAAGCTGGTTATATTCCTGAAACTTTGGAAACCGATTGTAAAATCAGTTTAGATGATGGAAAAGTAACGCTTTCAGAATTAACATTGAATGCAAAAGTTCCTGCCATTTCTGAGGAAGATTTTCAAAAAATCGCCAAAGAAGCTAAGGAAACTTGTCCAATTAGTGTTGCTTTTAGTTTTGATAAAACTTTGACGGCAAATCTTATCAATTAA